A genome region from Arachis duranensis cultivar V14167 chromosome 6, aradu.V14167.gnm2.J7QH, whole genome shotgun sequence includes the following:
- the LOC107492561 gene encoding zinc finger BED domain-containing protein RICESLEEPER 2-like, whose protein sequence is MYRDVFEILSLRESQYKSLPSKKDWDMADEIFQRLRVFFDVTELFSRTSYPTSNIYFSKVCVIKLALMEWKNCGNEIIEMMATSMITKFEKYWGMINTVMAIGTLLDPRYKMYLLNFFFQKIYGETEACVVIGQVKRVVQDLVLEYATKGRERDQAAQLNMLAPPSIPSSSKGRKFNHEDWQDDFAAHVSEESVFIDTKSELDYYLEERPVPQTEHDFDILNSWKSNRAKFPTLQAICYTGGRFVTPHRSRLRPDTLEAIMCNQDWLWNELGTTTNIGFEYYTIHNIERDVDDSSKSESTITTTTG, encoded by the exons ATGTATAGAGATGTGTTTGAAATATTGTCATTGCGTGAGAGTCAATATAAATCTTTGCCTAGTAAGAAGGATTGGGATATGGCGGatgagatttttcaaagattgagGGTATTCTTTGATGTGACTGAATTATTTTCTAGAACAAGTTATCCTAcatcaaatatttatttttctaaggtttgtGTGATTAAATTGGCTTTGATGGAATGGAAAAATTGTGGAAATGAGATAATTGAAATGATGGCTACTAGTATGATAACTAAGTTTGAAAAGTATTGGGGTATGATTAATACAGTTATGGCTATTGGGACTCTTTTGGATCCTAGGTACAAGATGtatttattgaatttcttttttcaGAAAATATATGGTGAGACGGAGGCATGTGTTGTAATTGGTCAAGTGAAAAGGGTAGTGCAAGATTTAGTTTTAGAATATGCAACaaagggaagagagagagaccAAGCTGCTCAATTAAATATGCTGGCACCACCATCAATCCCTTCAAGTTCAAAGGGGAGAAAGTTCAATCATGAAGATTGGCAAGATGATTTTGCTGCACATGTAAGTGAGGAATCCGTATTTATTGATACAAAGAGTGAGTTGGATTATTATCTTGAAGAGAGACCGGTACCACAAACTGAACATGATTTTGATATCTTAAATTCGTGGAAGTCAAATAGAGCGAAGTTTCCTACTTTGCAAGCTATTTGTTATACGGGTGGTCGATTTGTTACGCCACATCGTAGTAGGTTGCGTCCAGACACATTAGAGGCTATAATGTGTAATCAAGATTGGCTATGGAATGAACTTGGCACTACAACTAACATAGGATTTGAGTACTACACTATTCATAACATTGAAAGAGATGTTGAC GATTCAAGTAAGTCAGAATCTACCATCACTACCACCACGGGGTGA
- the LOC107492653 gene encoding ATPase 10, plasma membrane-type isoform X2, protein MFANQLLLLQRTEFLNSKVLQELNHPIVYSLSPGTSVTPTLAKDVNELVNMYRIIRDDWDNWANVKSHFDALLPLFDPPRHDSAETITRALNLGVNVKMITGDQLAISKKTGRRLGSMGTNMEDI, encoded by the exons ATGTTTGCAAATCAGTTATTGCTGCTACAAAGAACTGAGTTTCTAAATTCTAAG GTTCTCCAGGAGCTTAACCATCCCATTGTATATTCTCTATCTCCTGGAACTAGTGTGACACCAACATTGGCCAAGGATGTCAATGAGCTAGTAAACATGTATCGTATAATAAGAGATGACTGGGATAACTGGGCTAATGTCAAATCTCATTTTGAT GCGCTGCTACCACTGTTTGATCCTCCCAGGCATGATAGCGCTGAAACCATCACAAGAGCCCTGAACCTTGGTGTTAATGTGAAAATGATTACTG GTGATCAACTTGCTATTTCAAAGAAAACTGGAAGAAGGCTTGGCAGCATGGGAACAAACATGGAAGATATTTAA
- the LOC107492653 gene encoding uncharacterized protein LOC107492653 isoform X3, which translates to MFANQLLLLQRTEFLNSKVLQELNHPIVYSLSPGTSVTPTLAKDVNELVNMYRIIRDDWDNWANVKSHFDVSRHDSAETITRALNLGVNVKMITGDQLAISKKTGRRLGSMGTNMEDI; encoded by the exons ATGTTTGCAAATCAGTTATTGCTGCTACAAAGAACTGAGTTTCTAAATTCTAAG GTTCTCCAGGAGCTTAACCATCCCATTGTATATTCTCTATCTCCTGGAACTAGTGTGACACCAACATTGGCCAAGGATGTCAATGAGCTAGTAAACATGTATCGTATAATAAGAGATGACTGGGATAACTGGGCTAATGTCAAATCTCATTTTGATGTATCAAG GCATGATAGCGCTGAAACCATCACAAGAGCCCTGAACCTTGGTGTTAATGTGAAAATGATTACTG GTGATCAACTTGCTATTTCAAAGAAAACTGGAAGAAGGCTTGGCAGCATGGGAACAAACATGGAAGATATTTAA
- the LOC107492653 gene encoding calcium-transporting ATPase 3 isoform X1, with the protein MFANQLLLLQRTEFLNSKVLQELNHPIVYSLSPGTSVTPTLAKDVNELVNMYRIIRDDWDNWANVKSHFDVSSGMLNMIQALLPLFDPPRHDSAETITRALNLGVNVKMITGDQLAISKKTGRRLGSMGTNMEDI; encoded by the exons ATGTTTGCAAATCAGTTATTGCTGCTACAAAGAACTGAGTTTCTAAATTCTAAG GTTCTCCAGGAGCTTAACCATCCCATTGTATATTCTCTATCTCCTGGAACTAGTGTGACACCAACATTGGCCAAGGATGTCAATGAGCTAGTAAACATGTATCGTATAATAAGAGATGACTGGGATAACTGGGCTAATGTCAAATCTCATTTTGATGTATCAAG TGGAATGCTGAACATGATTCAGGCGCTGCTACCACTGTTTGATCCTCCCAGGCATGATAGCGCTGAAACCATCACAAGAGCCCTGAACCTTGGTGTTAATGTGAAAATGATTACTG GTGATCAACTTGCTATTTCAAAGAAAACTGGAAGAAGGCTTGGCAGCATGGGAACAAACATGGAAGATATTTAA